A genomic region of Rhodococcus qingshengii JCM 15477 contains the following coding sequences:
- a CDS encoding SOS response-associated peptidase: MCGRYASTSSSKELQSFFDTMHTVGDELPPSYNVAPTQPVRVILERTPREEPGSEPQRQLRTVRWGLLPAWAKDRKMASKLINARSETVTEKPSFRSSASKRRAIVPANGYYEWMKSEEGKKIPYFLHGDGDVIAMAGLYELWPDPELPEDDPNKWVWTCTVLTRPATDSTGHIHDRSPLILPESFWEHWLDPNLTDKGEVQAMINSVPEPHLEPYEVSTAVNSPRNNDPSLLEPVH, translated from the coding sequence ATGTGCGGGCGCTACGCCAGCACAAGCTCAAGCAAGGAATTGCAGTCGTTCTTCGACACCATGCACACCGTCGGCGACGAGCTGCCCCCGTCCTACAACGTCGCCCCCACACAACCCGTCCGGGTGATCCTCGAACGAACCCCACGCGAGGAACCCGGCTCCGAGCCCCAGCGCCAGCTCCGGACCGTCCGCTGGGGTTTGCTCCCTGCCTGGGCAAAAGACCGGAAGATGGCGTCCAAGCTGATCAACGCCCGCAGTGAAACCGTCACGGAGAAGCCGTCATTCAGGAGTAGTGCTTCCAAACGGCGGGCTATCGTTCCCGCGAACGGCTACTACGAATGGATGAAAAGCGAAGAGGGAAAGAAGATTCCGTACTTTCTTCACGGGGACGGCGACGTGATCGCGATGGCTGGACTCTACGAGTTGTGGCCCGATCCCGAACTTCCAGAAGACGATCCGAACAAGTGGGTATGGACCTGTACTGTCTTGACTCGGCCAGCTACGGATTCCACGGGACACATACACGACAGATCCCCGCTGATCCTGCCTGAATCGTTCTGGGAACACTGGCTCGATCCGAACCTCACCGACAAAGGCGAGGTCCAGGCCATGATCAATTCCGTTCCGGAGCCGCATCTCGAACCGTACGAAGTCTCGACTGCGGTCAATAGTCCGAGGAACAACGACCCGAGTTTGCTCGAACCGGTCCACTGA